Proteins encoded by one window of Rhodamnia argentea isolate NSW1041297 chromosome 6, ASM2092103v1, whole genome shotgun sequence:
- the LOC125315379 gene encoding disease resistance protein L6-like, protein MVDAGIHVFRDSESLHVGNKIGDELLQAIEQSKIYIPIFSRKYASSRWCLRELAHMVECTSRSNEKKEILPIFLNVEPLDVKLRTNLYREALSKHQEKFATEVESWENALNEVGEIKGWNWKKGESQVHLLRSVIQTVLAKLNARCKKNVTEDLVGVDDRVEAIIRLLDVESNGVQFLGIYGMGGVGKTTLAKVVFNQLSSHFQCCNFLSDVRESSERHGLVYLQEKLLSKFLDSGCVNQIHDVDEGINMIKRLL, encoded by the exons ATGGTTGATGCCGGGATCCATGTCTTTAGGGATTCTGAATCGCTCCACGTTGGTAATAAAATCGGTGATGAGCTTCTACAAGCAATAGAACAGTCCAAGATCTACATCCCCATATTTTCCAGGAAATATGCTTCAAGCCGGTGGTGCCTCCGGGAGCTCGCACACATGGTCGAGTGCACCTCGAgatcaaatgagaaaaaagagaTTCTGCCTATTTTCTTGAACGTGGAACCTCTTGATGTCAAGCTCAGAACAAACTTATATAGAGAAGCCCTTTCAAAGCACCAGGAAAAGTTCGCCACTGAAGTAGAGTCATGGGAAAACGCTCTCAATGAGGTGGGTGAGATAAAGGGATGGAATTGGAAGAAAGGTGAAAG CCAAGTACATCTGTTACGGTCTGTAATTCAAACTGTATTGGCCAAGCTGAATGCCAGATGTAAAAAGAATGTAACTGAAGATCtagttggagttgatgatcgTGTAGAAGCAATAATCAGATTGTTGGATGTGGAATCAAATGGTGTCCAGTTTCTCGGAATCTACGGAATGGGCGGGGTTGGAAAAACAACACTTGCAAAGGTTGTCTTCAACCAACTGTCTTCTCACTTCCAATGTTGCAATTTTCTTTCGGATGTTCGAGAGTCATCAGAACGACACGGTTTGGTATATTTGCAAGAAAAGTTGTTATCCAAGTTCCTTGACTCTGGTTGTGTCAACCAAATTCATGACGTGGACGAAGGGATCAACATGATTAAGAGACTACTTTGA
- the LOC125315508 gene encoding disease resistance protein RPV1-like: MIEGEATSEGLATKPANVSTYEVEEMKFDHALKLFSRHAFRRDSPPENYISLSEDMVSTLEKLPLALEVTGSSLSGKSEAFWADTLKKLEKAPPMEIQKTLKITYERLDDAQRQIFLDIACFFVGKDKTYPFYMWDDCEYCPHNAIEVLSLMSLIKIKDDNTFWMHDQVRDLGRAIVRQENSKYPFECSRVWNHREALRIPKQKEGSRKIEALSTGNRGDIVTHEEVTNLQKLRFFETNGAFLVGDFNNLLPGLTWLSWRFCPFEFVATNFRPTNLVILNLSCSGISEEWLGWNQIKVASKLKILDLKNRNYLRKTPDFSAWESLERLILEGCHNLNEIDPSIGKLKLLTTLNLNGCESLQELPEELGCLEALIEIMMPCSSCMFKLPETFGNLKSLLTFDVSHRQISKLPYSIGGLVKLRWLNISKCRMIKELPDTVGNLQLLVELDLSFTSLGHLPDSIGNLKQLKVLRLSHISSITKLPSMIGLVEKLEELYANYCWNLTGKIPEEIVLLSHLRILDLSYTCISGLPSTCHCSSHSHHSPFSAGKTIIVPQNHEFPPLAPV; this comes from the exons ATGATCGAGGGAGAAGCAACAAGTGAAGGCCTTGCAACAAAGCCTGCAAATGTTTCCACTTACGAAGTAGAGGAAATGAAATTTGATCATGCTCTTAAACTTTTTAGTAGGCATGCCTTTAGAAGAGACTCACCACCAGAGAATTATATCTCCCTTTCAGAAGACATGGTCTCTACTCTGGAAAAGCTCCCTTTAGCTCTTGAAGTTACCGGTTCATCCCTTTCCGGTAAATCCGAAGCATTTTGGGCAGACACTTTGAAGAAGCTAGAAAAAGCTCCTCCCATGGAAATCCAAAAAACATTAAAGATAACTTATGAAAGGCTAGATGATGCACAAAGGcaaatatttcttgatatagcttgtttttttgttggtaagGACAAAACCTACCCTTTCTACATGTGGGATGACTGTGAATACTGCCCACACAATGCCATTGAAGTCCTCTCTCTCATGTCcttgataaaaatcaaagatgacaatactttttggatgcatgaccaagtgCGAGACCTCGGAAGGGCAATCGTCCGTCAAGAGAATTCCAAATATCCCTTCGAGTGTAGCAGAGTTTGGAATCATCGGGAGGCCTTGCGAATTCCGAAGCagaaagag GGAAGTAGGAAAATAGAAGCACTGTCAACAGGAAATCGTGGAGACATTGTAACGCATGAAGAAGTTACTAATTTGCAAAAGCTGAGGTTCTTTGAAACGAATGGGGCGTTCCTTGTCGGAGACTTCAATAACCTTCTCCCCGGTTTAACATGGCTTTCTTGGCGGTTTTGCCCTTTCGAGTTTGTGGCAACAAACTTTCGTCCgactaatttagtcattctaAACCTTTCATGTAGCGGTATTTCTGAGGAATGGCTTGGCTGGAACCAAATCAAA GTGGCGAGCAAACTCAAAATACTAGATCTCAAGAATCGCAACTACTTAAGGAAAACACCCGATTTTTCTGCGTGGGAGTccttggagagattgattcttgaagGCTGTCACAACTTAAATGAAATCGACCCATCCATTGGTAAATTAAAGCTCCTCACTACTTTGAACTTGAATGGATGTGAGTCTCTTCAAGAGTTGCCTGAAGAACTTGGATGTCTAGAAGCTTTGATAGAAATTATGATGCCTTGTTCGTCATGTATGTTTAAACTTCCGGAAACATTTGGTAATTTGAAGTCATTGTTGACCTTCGATGTATCTCATAGGCAGATTAGCAAGTTGCCATACTCAATTGGAGGGCTGGTGAAACTTCGGTGGTTGAATATATCTAAGTGTAGGATGATAAAGGAACTTCCGGACACAGTTGGGAACTTACAATTATTGGTTGAGTTGGATTTGTCATTTACAAGTTTGGGTCACCTACCCGATTCAATTGGCAATCTAAAGCAACTGAAAGTACTTAGATTGAGCCACATAAGTAGCATAACAAAATTACCCAGTATGATTGGGCTggtggagaagcttgaagagcTATACGCTAATTATTGCTGGAACTTGACCGGCAAAATCCCTGAAGAAATTGTACTTCTATCTCATTTGAGGATCCTAGACTTGTCATACACATGTATATCTGGATTACCCTCCACG TGTCACTGCTCTTCACACTCCCATCATTCTCCCTTCTCTGCTGGAAAAACTATCATCGTCCCCCAAAACCACGAATTTCCTCCCCTGGCTCCCGTCTAG
- the LOC125315381 gene encoding putative adenylate cyclase regulatory protein, giving the protein MGNLLTLRVDSCWMPGRFRAVRLKPQKRMLDAPFQLRMESLRHLEMRRCAFTSKVLDLSCMKNLQEVHLLGCKWLVEIRGLEDLGSLCSLSVVECNSLGRLSDLWKLRKLRKLRVGECPKLRSLEDINHLKSLRKLWIHDCRSLESLADTSNLDLECSTVERCERLADRNSYCRCHDNRDSALAERDHTGYFLAGDAEPDLMKSGN; this is encoded by the exons ATGGGGAACTTGTTGACGTTGCGAGTAGACAGTTGTTGGATGCCGGGTAGATTTCGTGCCGTTAGGCTGAAGCCCCAAAAAAGAATGCTGGACGCCCCGTTTCAGTTGAGAATGGAAAGTTTGAGACATTTAGAGATGCGTAGGTGTGCGTTCACCTCAAAAGTGCTTGATCTGTCGTGCATGAAGAATCTGCAAGAGGTACATTTGCTTGGATGCAAGTGGTTGGTCGAGATCCGCGGCCTTGAAGATTTGGGATCCCTTTGCTCCCTATCTGTCGTGGAATGCAACTCCTTGGGAAGGTTGTCAGACTTATGGAAATTGAGAAAGCTAAGGAAGCTCAGGGTTGGAGAATGTCCAAAGCTAAGAAGCTTGGAAGATATAAACCACTTGAAATCTTTGCGGAAGCTATGGATTCACGATTGCAGGTCGTTGGAGAGTTTGGCCGACACCTCAAATCTGGATTTAGAATGTTCCACAGTCGAACGTTGCGAGCGGTTGGCCGACCGGAACAGCTATTGCAGATGTCACGATAACAGAGATTCGGCGCTTGCTGAACGCGACCACACTGGGTATTTTTTAGCCGGTGATGCTGAACCCGACCTGATGAAGTCTGGCAA TTGA